The following nucleotide sequence is from Oryzias latipes chromosome 20, ASM223467v1.
CATCTCCAAGCTGACCAAGACGTGCGTGCTGCGGCTCAACCCGGACAACCTTTTCTTTGTCCTGTCAGGGAAAGTGGCCAATGGAGGAGTCAGCATGTGGTGTGAGCTGTCACAGGTGAGCAACGCCACCTTTTGGTTTGGATTTGGCATTGCAGGAAGAATATTTTAAGCAATTTTAAACCTACTGCAGGCTAACTTCTTCGACGAGTACCAGATGGAGGGCGTTTCTCCAGAGAACAATGAGATTTGTCTGGAGTTGGCTCCAGAGAACCTGTCCAGAGCCCTGAAGACGATCCAGAATGCCAAATCTGTTAAAGTCAAACTTACCAAGAAGCATTGCCCCTGTCTGACTGTCTGCGCCGAGCTGGTAAGTCCTGCTCTGAGCACTTGACCCCTCAGCTTAGGAGAAACTGTCTTCAGGGAAGATCTGTGATTTTCATAAAAGCTTACTAACAATCTCCCAGTCTCAGGGTTCAGGTTGGTTCTTCTGGGTTTAGATAATTTTACGGTATAGATGATCTCGGTTCTCATAATCATGATATCCCATTGGGTTTATTTGAAGCTTTGAGCAACACCTGCTGTCCACACTTGTGAGCATTCTGTTCTCTGTTTTGGCCCGGATCTTGGCGTTTGGGCCGCTCATCAGAACCGTGACTGGCTGACGTGGATCAGTGGGATGTGAGCTAGCTGCTACCttgagctgcattcacaccaaacatCTTTTCACGCAGCGACGGAGCAGtttcaaatcaattcaattcaattcaattcaattttatttgtatagcccaaattcacaacaacagtcgtctcagtgggcttcgtaccggtaattgtaaggtaaacatacaatagAAAAGGATCATAAgggcatagaattcaataggataatactagaCTTTAaccaaacagactaagctaaactggcatccctgtccttagaccccccttggcggtaaggaaaaactccttaaataaacagattccggaaaaaacaaataaacctcaggggtgcccacatgaaggagggatcctcccccaggacagacaggcaatgtaccagaactcttagagagaattagcttatctcACTCTTCAACTACAAGTTTACATAGTCCAGTaaatgatcttcatccagatAAAGTTGGGGAATGGCTGGGAGCGCGAGACGAGcggaggcaggatccacagcttggtgtaggagcagtagtagaggcaagccagagacgaggtacacggccaggtacaggagcatgggtgagccaactggaatctggaagcgagggacagtacatgaatggCACTGCACCAAACATTGGCATGGaaaaactaaatgatgaataaatgatcaagaatacgGGAGaagagaagtagatgagaaaagaggacagaaccccagtgcaccatagtttccccagcttcaaacttctagcagcctagtAACAACTTTCAATGTCAAGTCTAAGTGCAGACGCATTGAGAGGCCTGCGGAGCGATTTGAGCCgtgtctgcagctcctgcagtggatggtgaagctcaccgtGCTGGGAGAGTCCCTGAATGATCTCATGGAGACGTGatttctgatgcttttgtagagctctctAAAATGAATCAACCTGATCCCTCTGGACGCGTATTTGCCGCACAAATtgcgttcggtgtgaacgcagcattagtCTTCCTATTAGTTTTTTTGGTGGGCTCGCTCAGATCTCACAGATAGGTGTTCATCTTCAGATCTTTGTACTTTATCTGTTTCTTCTCCTCGCTTTGTCCCATGCAGCCCACTCTGTCTAGCATCAGCAGGGTGGTCACTCATGATGTTCCCGTGGACGTGATCCCCAAAAGACTCTGGCACGAGTTTAAGGAACCAAGTGTGCCGGACTATGATGTGAGAACCCCGTTTGTTTGCTTCAAAGTTTCCTTCTGCTCAAAGTCGTgatgtaaataaagaaagtcCTCCCACAGGTCAGCATCTACCTGCCGCCTCTGAAGACCATAAAGAACGTAGTGGACAGAATGAAGAACCTCTCCAACTTTCTGGTAGGATTCAGCGTTCTCATTACGATGAAtctaaaatattcatttaggaTCTATCCATGGTGATGCTTCCTCTGACTTAAGACAAAGACATGAGCAGGCTCGGTTCTGGTTTGATCCATAACTGGTGTCCTTTGACAAATCATTAGATTTGGCTGGTATGAAAGCTCTCCATGGATTAGACAGGAGAACTCTGTCACTGCAGGTAAAGACCCACTGCCATGTAAACACtggttttggagtttttaacatgttcttatggggTTTTTCTTTTGGTAGACGACATGTACAAAGACAATTAGGATCagaatagcatttctgagtatttctttattcaaattgttgtgaatcaggagcagaggaataactgcagttggaaaaagatcatatttgtgacgtagaaaatctgctgctccattctgatgcatagatccatgaatgtttttgtttgttctcgtctcagctggaatctggatctgaactgGACTGCTCCAAATAGTTctgaggtgtgaggggctgtaagctagcaggacaaaGTGTAAACAGAAGGGTGACCAGGGATCAGacaaacagtcctgcccacaactcagcaGCACAACTTCTGCCcactgccgctttgcagaaactgtcccaGAAATGACATAAATGAGGCCGAGGACTAGCAGGACCTGCCTTTTCATTCGTGCTCCTCCTTGTCAGagcttttttctcaaaatgaacgttttgttgttattttcagTTCTGCTTCAGCCTTGGTTCTCTTCTTAGCAAAATGGGGTGGAgccaaagtgtttttatttggaGCTGTTGCACAGTTCCATAATGGTTGATAGGTGTTGTTTTCTTCAGACCAAGCAggaagtgaaaatgtttttcctctgaCGGCCTCTGAATGAAAACACCTGGAACGGATGTTTGTTAGGCTCCTCCTCTGGCGTCCAGCTGGATCATGTGACTGAAGTCAATCCCTGTTGATGACTGTGTCAACTTGCCAGCTTCATCTTCTGGAGATAGTTTCAGCTCTCATTTGCGTTTCAGGTAATTGAGGCCAACATGAACGGAGAGATGAACCTGAAGATCGAGACCGACCTGGTTTCTGTCACCACCTACTTCAAAGATTTAGGAAACCCTCCTTGGGGTAAAAGCGGTTTAAGCGTTGACCACATTTATGTTTCTCATCTGAGGGGGGAGTCGCTGATGACTTTATGCGACCCTGCAGGCGATGGCGCCTCTCAGGACGGCGGCCCAACCCAGAGCAGGGACCCGGACAGCATGGCTGAGGCCCGGGTGGACGTCAGGAAGCTACAGCAGTTCCTGGTGGGACAGCAGGTCAACCCCAGCAAGTCCATGTGCAGTGAGTTCATCTGCACGTCTTCAACGTCTGTTACAAAGGTTTCTCCTAAAGCTGGGGGTGCTTGTCCGTCCCTCCATCCCAGATATCGTCCATCAGAGTGTCCTCCACCTGATTCTGCTGCATGAAGACGTGTCCCTGCAGTATTTCATCCCCGCCGTGGCGTAGAGGCGTGCGGTTAGCCTGAAATGATCCAGATCCTGAGGAAGACGAGGACATCCGGGCTGGAGGAGTCTCTCTGGACCGAGGAGACGTATGTTTGAGTTCAGCAGTAAACACAGGACTTCTGGAGTCTGGAATGACGGGAACAAAGTGAAAACTGAGGACTTTCCGACCAGCATCTGAAGGGGAGACGGATGAGAAACGGAGAGGGAAGTTTGTTCCGGAGATGTTTACGTCCAAGAtcctgtcttctgaagatgaagGTTGTTcttatgttctccatcatctgGAACCAGATCTTACAGTTCTGGATTACGGTTTCACACAGTCACAGAGGTTGACggtgaaacattaaaaaaccatTCTAAGATGTTCTGGTTCTTTTTGAGTTGATGCTGAAGTTAGAGTTGAATCATCAGAAGAGCAGTCCAGGACTGGAACAGTGCTGAAGTCCTTGAAAAAATCGCAAAAggcaaagtaaaacaaatgaagttCAGAAGTGGGACTGGATTATACAGTCCTGAGGTGATGGGATGCGTGTTTTAGGGGGGAGGAGCTAAATGAGAGGTCATCAGGTGGGCACCCTCCTTCAACCCTGGTTTGATGCTGGACCCTCTACATCTCCAGAGGGCTCACTGGCTCCACCTGGTGTCACAAGTTTGCCCTCTGTGGAtctcctccctcctctgctgctgctgaggagTCCATCTGGGTCTGCTCCTCATCCCGGGGAGTGGTTCGCCTCTTCTGCTGAGCTCAGTCCACAGATCCTCAGGCTGATGGTTGACCTGCACACAAAACCTCCACAGTCCACCTTCAGTTCAGTCACAGAGTGTGTTGAGACAGAACACTCCAGAGGAACCCTGCAGACATTTCAGCTGTTTCTTTAAACTCTGATGtagaattttattaaaaaaaataataatggtaAAATTGTGTGACTGGTTGCTGTCCTCTTTTCTAAGCTTCTTTGATGGCTCATAACTGTGTGGAAGACCAGAAGTGCACCtacaaaatcagttttttaaaatatatacatactACATTCTGATAAGATTCTTTTGACGTTTTATGTACTGACTTTTTCTAGACCATAAATCCTGTCATTCTCACAGAAATCACCAGTTGGTCTTACTGGTTGGAGCCTCTTACAGGCtatgaattctggttgtgctcacCAACTACAAgagattttctgtggtacacgCCGCTCAAAAAGCATTCCAAATGCTTTTTGTTTGACTTCCATCAACTAAAAACTTCTCATTCATACTAGGTGATGGTagactactgatgtagccacatctgccctggggcagactggcagaggcgtggctgccagtaagtgcctacagcccctctgaccatcaccggggcATTCATTCACGTACCAGCGGGGCCTGGAGGCAGGGAAGGTGCCCAACCAGCCAACTGTTTGATCATTGgccaacctgctcaaccaccgGAGCCACTGATGTGTTTTCGTTCCAGGCTCTCTGTACCTGCTGTTCGCTGTGTTTCTCTGGGGTAGACGCTGCTCTGGAGTGAAACCGTGTGGTGCTGCATGGAACTGTGTTTTGCTGCTTACTGGAGTAAAGGTGCAGAACTCGATTCTCCTCTCTCTAGTTGTTTTTCTGCGAACTGGCTGGGTTCTCAGTATTAGCTAACAAAAAACCAGCATCCTCCAGTTTAGCTTCAAACCTGCCGCCCGGTGGACGGCGTAGCTAGCTCTGCCGGACCCAGCCCACCGAGTGCCCACTTAAAGTGCAGCTTAAGGCCGCGTCACACAGCAAACACAGGTTGGGTCGCCACAGAAACTGCGAACAAACCCATTCAAGgtccacattttctgcccacttttagACCAAATGGAGCCCACTTGGCCTTGCAGGCTGGGAGTGTTGTCTTTCAAACCAGACCACATGTGGTTTACTAGTTACTCACTAGTTACTTTACTTACTCACTTGAAGTTGTGTGTGAAGAAGCACTGACCTAAGCATGGATCTCAACACGGATGctctcaaaatgaaaaatgacgAAAGGTTGTCTTCACTTCACAGTGTGTCGCTCATTTGCATCAATCCACAATGTTAATAAACTCTGTGGTTAATCCAAGTCCTAACCTTCTGCTATTACAAAGTCCAAGTAATCCTGGAAGTCCTTACTGCAGTTCCTTTAGTGACCACTAGAAGGTTACAAATGTAAATTCTTAGCAACAAAATGTATTTGCTGTCAGGGGTTGGGGTCAAAAACAGATCTTTATCCATTAAaaaatgcgtgtgtgtgtgtgtgtggggggggggggggggtgtcttaaaaagaaacaaaatggaatGTGGGGGTTTGGAGGAATAAAAATGTTACCAGAACATCCgaaaaatatttgatattttctAAAGACAGACTAAACTCTGTGTACAtaaatgaaacttttattttctcaccTTTGCAAACACGAACAGttctaacatttttattttgataagcCACAGCCATGCAGGCATTCTCTAGCTAAATCTAATACAGTCAAAGTTTACAGCAGGAGCCATTCAGACTGAGCTTCAGTGTTCTTCACTTCACCCTTTCCAAGGTGGAGTTTTGAGGTGGGGCTCGAAGCGCCGAACATTTCTAGtagtttcaatgtttttcttttaaacatttcttatgAATTCAAGCTCTAAAAAGATGTCAACTTTTTTGAAACATTGAGCAAAAGTTGAGCAGGTATTGTGGAAAATAGTTGTTTGATGAAGCAGCCTCTTTTTCTATCGTTTGCAGCACAACTCTGTGGGAAATGCCCCATGACTCGTTTGTGTGTTGAAACCatcgactgtatctgagaactggaccgagtgagtgtgacgacGCCCATAGATGACGGATGACGTTCACTacgcagtgattggtccgactCCGTCTTAGTCAAcgcttctatggcaaccactttcgccaatcagtagtgagctctttggaaggccacacccctgtGATTTGACAATCAAACATTTAGAATGTTTGACaggagaccacatacttttcttgaggcatctgattggtcagtttgtaaaggttgtgtcacacagccactatgtacattttgaacatttccaACTCATGAAATTTCCGTCTTTTGAGATACACTAGTGACATCcctaagtgtttcttgcgtacGTCATTCGTCAATGCACTCAAAAATGCGCATGTCCgttgagggtttcggccgacgggtTGTTACCTGAATTCGGTTTTGAACTGTTCAAAGTTTTGGGTTGGTTGATAATTACACAGTTTACACGTTTTTTTACGTactttatatgcaattattaggTCATTCGTACATGTGCacacgcaaatttgtggctttccacaaccgttccacACGTCTAACAGACTGTTTAAAacttttggtcggttgagaataaCATAGTCTAAGCGTATTTTTGTTTATAGTTTATGCGCagttattacgtaaatcttacgcaattgtgtgtgatttttgcatacgcaaatttgtggctttacATGACTGTTCCACATCACGCATTTACCAttgatgtatattttttatactgCATATAATGCCCACATGGCACTTTAAAATTATGTAACTGACGCATGAATTCCTaataaattgcaaaaaaacTTCGCAATAGTCACtcacagttcatgttctacaatgatttacatgttttttgcgtggtttattcgtgcTTCTCCCATGGTCTTTACGTGGTTTATTCATGATACATCAGTAAAAATTTCACctgaagaccacaacttttcacacattttccaagtatattcacatatgaccattGTTTATCTTTTCATATGTGCATAATGTATGTTGTGTCTGTTTGACACGGCCTTAAATTTAGTAAGTTGCActacagaaataataaaaacatttgctttaacatgaaaatgttaaaaaaaaggtagcagattAAGTATGGTGAACGGgctctcagtccagttttcatttacagtcaatggttgaagTATGCTTTCTTGCTGGGAATCCATTTACTTCTTTTATACGGGTCCAGTTTTCTCTATGCAGATGTCCACGTCTTGTCTTTAAGCATCTTTCGGCTGTCTTTGGAGGTTCATGTCCATCTGACCTGATTTCTGCAGGTCTTGGTTCCTTCCATCTTCAACttttacacattttgaaaaacccTAAAGGGAAACTATTCCCTCCCGACACATTtctgaacagtttttttaattaaatcttcTCCTGTTTCCAACATGTCAAACCATAACTTCACCCTGTCTTAACTTTCTTTAAGCACGTGAACAGCAGCGGTATGGTATCAGAGGCTTGAAGGACAGCTCTGAAATCAGTCCTTTCATGACCTTATCGAACATgagttgtgtctgtgtggagcTGGAAGGTAATACATGTCTGAAACCCACAAACGGTAGAAACTCCAGGGCTTGAGGAGTCTTCTGGATCATCTGGGTGTTCTGTTGGTTCTGTGTCCTTCATGTTCTTCAATCACATCCTTTAGTTAAACTCAAACAAACTTGGTTCCTGCAGCTGATCAGAAGCAGATCCTGCAGAACCCCTTTGAATCTTTCTATGTGGTCTTTCAGGTCCAAAGGAAATTTCTCAGACCTGGTGGTTCAAGACAGCTGCTTCATGTCGTACATTGGCACCTCTGACTCTTCACTCTTGCCCTCGTCATCGGCTGGCCTGGCGGCGCGTGGGCTGGTCTTGCGGCCCTTTGGGGGGGGGACTGGCATGGCTCCCTCGGAGGCTCCCTCCTGGCCCTCCGCCACAGTCCTCTCCTTTCTCAAATTGAGCTTTGCCGGAACGGTCTTGGTGATGCTTTCCTTCAGCCTCTCTCCAGACTGCTTCAGCCTCTCTCCAGACTGACGGATCTTCTCGCGCCTCTCTGCAGTGACGATACGCTCTCCCAGTTTGTTGACTTTACTGCTCATGTTCTCCTTAGAAAAGGTGGCTTTGAAGCTCTCTATGCGGGTCAGCCCCGTCTTCTTGGCTCTGCCAGCTGCTGAGGAGTCCGCCTCCTCCACCACCATGTACTCCTCATCAGACTCTGGGGGGAGCTCGAACTTGTCCGGTTCCATTTCAGCTCTGGCTGCTGCAGCCCCACTGGACTCAGCAGGCTCTCTTCCTGGTGTGACAGCTTTCACTTCCTGGTCACCCTGGGGGAAACCACATGAAAGAAGGTGAACACTGCTGTTCTCCACAAGCAGGAAGATCCCACAACTGCAGCATTTTATGAAGTTCCTGGACAAAGTAGAAGCTGATGTAAGGTTTAAATATGTCCATGGGTAAAGTGTGTCACGCAGACCCGGTTTGTGTGCAGGTTTTGATCCTGGCTCCACAAATAAACAGCAGCACCTGTTTTTGCTGCTCAGTGCTGGACTGCAGGAGGCTAAACATATCGTGGCTGCATCAAGAGTGCATCTGCCAGTAACCCCGATATCagctttcaaaaaaatgttgaggCTGTAGAGAGGGTTAAACCAGGTTCAAACCCTTAATGCCCTCATTCCTATATTGGTGGATTTGAGCTGTTCAGCCACAGCCTTACAATGGAGTAAGTTAAAGGAAGAAACCTTTGACCTGCTGTCTCAGTTGTTCCCCAAACTCTTTATAAACctgaaacagaaaataacaaGCTCACGGTGTTCCTAGATGAAGCCTCCATAAccaagaaaagataaaaacatgatGATGAATACAAAACATGTCCAAATGTCTGTAAGCTGTCCCATTATAACACTTGAAGGAAGTCCCAATACTTTCTCCTAGTAACTCCACTGAAGCATTAGTCCCCACAGTATGTGACACTTGAGATGATGATATTTCCAAAGCACCTTAGCAGGAGATGAGGCAGAGTCTGCAAACAGGCAGTAAGTGACTAACCATCAAAATCTCTCTTACAAATGTAAAgattaaatactttaaaagcATTGGGTTAACCTTTTTAATACTGAATCTTTAGCTCTGGTGTTTATGCTTATCTGAACTACCGAAACTCAAGGACTTGTTTGCTTAGTTAATGGaatggattctgaagcggatTCTTTGCGCCACTATACAACACTTCCCTGCTGTAAAGttcctccttttttctgctCCGGGATCCTTAGGAATTACATTACTTGCataaacggtcaaagagttacggtaatcCAAAAAGCATGGGTTATTGCCTGTCGTCGACGACATCtccagttttaaaggtttaaaatctGTTCCT
It contains:
- the hus1 gene encoding checkpoint protein HUS1: MKFRGKIVDVACLNHFTRVVTTISKLTKTCVLRLNPDNLFFVLSGKVANGGVSMWCELSQANFFDEYQMEGVSPENNEICLELAPENLSRALKTIQNAKSVKVKLTKKHCPCLTVCAELPTLSSISRVVTHDVPVDVIPKRLWHEFKEPSVPDYDVSIYLPPLKTIKNVVDRMKNLSNFLVIEANMNGEMNLKIETDLVSVTTYFKDLGNPPWGDGASQDGGPTQSRDPDSMAEARVDVRKLQQFLVGQQVNPSKSMCNIVHQSVLHLILLHEDVSLQYFIPAVA
- the LOC101159866 gene encoding caveolae-associated protein 4a, translated to MADKPGLPTGGGDDAGGIMALLERVAGLMDSVQTTQQRMEERQLELENTVKTIQTDIIKLTNDHANTSSTVDRLLEKTRKVSRHIKDVRVRVENQNVRVKKVEATQGDLLAKNKFRVVIYQGDQEVKAVTPGREPAESSGAAAARAEMEPDKFELPPESDEEYMVVEEADSSAAGRAKKTGLTRIESFKATFSKENMSSKVNKLGERIVTAERREKIRQSGERLKQSGERLKESITKTVPAKLNLRKERTVAEGQEGASEGAMPVPPPKGRKTSPRAARPADDEGKSEESEVPMYDMKQLS